A single genomic interval of Cellvibrio sp. PSBB023 harbors:
- a CDS encoding MATE family efflux transporter, with product MAAPLQATLTEGRVSEQLKSLALPLVWGLMATMSLNAIETFFIAQLGREPLAALSFTFPVIMVLTSLGIGLGAGTSSAVARAIGEGDSHKARRLATDAMSLTFIISASVCLLGWITLEPLFLALGATPDLIPLIRSYMSIWYFSAPCLMVPMVCLSALRAMGMSQVQGYLMGGAALLNVLLDPLLIFGLLGFPALGLQGAAVATLITRALMLVVALYILHARVHMLVNPFLPWQKLKYSWQAIIEVGAPAMFANVIIPFASAIVVAMVASYGTDAVAALGIAMRIEPLALIVFYALSGVIGPFFGQNYGAGRVERLNEALRVLTVFCLAFGLGLALLLGFFGAEIARLFGDHPEVVSITAIYFMIVPISYGAYGLVMSVNAAFNGLGRPWPAMIISSGRVFYIYLPLAWLGQHWWGMIGIFIATAFANLALGIWAWCWLKTHIQQQTRLAEA from the coding sequence ATGGCAGCACCCCTGCAGGCAACCCTCACCGAAGGGCGAGTCTCCGAACAGTTAAAAAGTTTGGCGTTGCCTTTGGTGTGGGGGCTGATGGCGACCATGTCGCTCAATGCCATAGAAACCTTCTTCATTGCGCAGTTAGGTCGCGAACCTCTAGCCGCCCTCAGTTTTACGTTTCCGGTCATTATGGTGCTGACCAGCTTGGGTATAGGTCTGGGCGCCGGCACATCATCTGCCGTCGCCAGGGCGATTGGCGAGGGTGATTCCCACAAGGCGCGGCGTCTGGCAACCGATGCCATGAGTCTTACCTTTATTATCTCCGCCAGTGTCTGCCTATTGGGATGGATCACGCTTGAACCTCTCTTTCTCGCGCTGGGCGCCACACCGGATTTAATCCCGCTAATCCGCTCCTATATGTCGATTTGGTACTTCAGTGCCCCTTGCCTGATGGTGCCCATGGTGTGTCTATCGGCGTTGCGCGCCATGGGCATGAGCCAGGTTCAAGGGTATTTGATGGGCGGGGCCGCGTTGCTGAATGTACTGCTTGACCCGCTGCTGATCTTCGGACTCTTGGGGTTTCCTGCATTGGGCCTACAAGGTGCGGCAGTCGCCACCTTGATAACCCGCGCCTTGATGCTAGTGGTAGCACTTTATATTTTGCATGCCCGTGTGCATATGCTGGTCAACCCATTTTTACCTTGGCAGAAGCTCAAGTACTCCTGGCAGGCGATTATCGAAGTGGGTGCGCCGGCCATGTTTGCCAACGTGATTATTCCATTCGCCAGCGCGATAGTCGTGGCGATGGTGGCGTCCTACGGTACAGATGCTGTAGCCGCACTGGGTATTGCTATGCGTATTGAACCCTTGGCGCTGATTGTGTTTTATGCGCTCTCCGGTGTTATCGGGCCATTCTTCGGGCAGAATTATGGGGCAGGCAGAGTCGAGCGTTTGAATGAAGCCTTGCGTGTGCTCACCGTTTTTTGTCTGGCATTTGGTTTGGGTTTAGCCTTGTTGCTGGGATTTTTCGGAGCTGAAATTGCCCGCCTGTTTGGCGATCACCCCGAGGTAGTCAGTATCACTGCCATCTATTTTATGATCGTCCCCATTAGTTATGGTGCCTATGGTTTGGTGATGTCAGTCAATGCCGCGTTCAACGGGTTGGGGCGCCCATGGCCGGCAATGATCATTTCATCGGGGCGAGTTTTTTATATTTATTTACCTCTTGCCTGGTTGGGACAACATTGGTGGGGCATGATCGGTATTTTTATTGCCACTGCATTTGCCAATCTCGCCCTGGGTATATGGGCCTGGTGCTGGCTCAAAACGCATATCCAACAGCAAACGCGACTCGCGGAAGCCTAG
- a CDS encoding ATP-binding protein gives MNSSNTTALVDNTNNRAPFTLADHGQHLGYWVIIRTLVLIFLGIAALFCLWQDAINLPFNEILIALVILTTVNLLTFSRLRQQLPVTDVEFFIQLLIDLACLSAVFYFSGGANNPFVSYFLVPICISAATLSSRYTLSITTLSIISYSVLLFFNIPLPALAPHQHHGENTLNLHVLGMWLNFFISAGLITYFVVKMARDLRQQEARLNRWREDQLRDEQVMAVATLAAGTAHELGTPLSSMKLLLNELRDEYHSNAALQKDLTLLQDQVAHCSTILRNLIATAEQTKDGQTAKEPIDSYCKTLLENWQLMRPDVVAQIHLASSNVAIECQFHPTIAQAILNLLNNAADASPAQIQIDIRWDTQQLYWTITDEGPGITEEIQSRLGKTFVSTKNKGMGIGLLLTQATINRYGGEVRLYNRAVRGAITELVLPLKPPSVTSNHNE, from the coding sequence ATGAACTCAAGCAACACTACCGCCCTAGTGGATAATACGAACAATAGAGCCCCATTTACCCTTGCCGACCACGGTCAACACCTTGGTTATTGGGTAATTATTCGTACGCTGGTGCTAATATTTTTGGGCATAGCTGCCCTGTTTTGCCTGTGGCAGGATGCGATCAATCTTCCATTCAATGAGATATTGATTGCGCTGGTGATATTAACCACGGTAAATCTGCTGACTTTTTCGCGCTTGCGCCAACAATTGCCCGTCACCGATGTGGAATTTTTTATCCAGTTACTCATCGACCTCGCGTGCTTGAGCGCCGTTTTTTATTTTAGTGGCGGCGCCAATAATCCATTTGTGTCTTATTTTTTAGTCCCGATTTGTATTTCTGCAGCGACATTAAGTAGCCGCTATACCCTAAGCATCACAACACTCAGCATCATCAGTTATTCGGTGTTGTTATTTTTTAATATCCCCTTGCCCGCACTGGCACCACACCAACATCACGGTGAAAACACCTTGAACTTGCACGTACTGGGTATGTGGTTGAATTTTTTTATCAGTGCCGGACTCATCACTTATTTCGTTGTAAAAATGGCGCGCGACCTGCGCCAACAAGAAGCGCGCTTGAATCGCTGGCGAGAAGATCAATTGCGCGATGAACAAGTCATGGCAGTAGCAACGCTGGCAGCAGGGACTGCACATGAGTTGGGAACACCCTTATCCAGCATGAAACTTCTGCTCAATGAGCTGCGCGACGAATACCACAGCAATGCGGCATTGCAAAAAGATTTAACACTGCTGCAAGATCAAGTTGCGCACTGCTCAACCATTTTGCGCAATTTAATTGCAACTGCCGAACAGACAAAAGACGGCCAAACCGCAAAAGAACCCATTGATAGCTATTGCAAAACATTACTGGAAAACTGGCAGCTTATGCGCCCGGATGTTGTTGCACAGATTCATCTGGCGAGCAGCAATGTTGCCATTGAGTGTCAATTTCATCCTACTATTGCACAGGCCATTCTGAACTTACTGAATAACGCCGCTGATGCAAGCCCCGCGCAGATCCAGATTGATATCCGCTGGGATACACAACAGCTCTATTGGACTATTACCGATGAGGGACCAGGCATCACCGAAGAAATCCAGTCTCGACTGGGGAAAACTTTTGTATCGACAAAAAATAAAGGGATGGGAATAGGATTGCTCCTGACACAAGCAACCATTAATCGTTACGGCGGTGAAGTGCGTTTATATAATCGCGCAGTGCGTGGCGCAATTACCGAACTGGTACTTCCTCTTAAACCGCCATCTGTTACGAGCAACCACAATGAATAG